Proteins encoded by one window of Methanobacterium sp. CWC-01:
- a CDS encoding mechanosensitive ion channel family protein: MQIDPLLQKVIISAVTLIGSYIIYEIISHFLKRIGKRLDTDLTVIQVLKEIFKYTIIALAITLILKVWGLDVGPLILSLGIVGIAVGFAARDTLSNFISGMFILAEKSFRVGDTIEISGQRGKIQKMGFRVTTMTTPDNKVITVPNSAFSKTPYLNFTTMDTRRVDLKINISYPLDLEQITPALLKAAGSLSWARSNPKPKILIKELSDVGVKATLSVWTNKPQKVAEYRTQLAERVKGILVEGLEDSENI; this comes from the coding sequence GTGCAGATTGATCCGCTATTACAGAAAGTGATCATCAGTGCCGTCACCCTGATCGGATCCTATATAATATATGAGATAATTTCCCACTTTTTGAAAAGGATTGGAAAACGTCTTGATACTGATTTAACGGTTATACAGGTTTTAAAGGAGATATTCAAGTACACCATCATTGCCCTGGCCATAACCCTAATTTTAAAGGTATGGGGACTTGATGTAGGCCCATTAATTCTCAGTTTGGGTATTGTGGGTATTGCGGTGGGTTTTGCTGCCAGGGATACCCTGTCCAACTTCATATCCGGAATGTTCATCCTGGCCGAGAAAAGCTTCCGGGTGGGGGATACCATCGAAATCTCAGGCCAGAGGGGTAAGATACAGAAGATGGGCTTCCGGGTCACCACCATGACCACCCCCGACAACAAGGTCATCACCGTACCTAACTCCGCCTTTTCAAAAACTCCCTACCTTAACTTCACCACCATGGACACCAGGAGGGTGGATTTGAAAATAAACATCTCCTACCCACTGGATCTGGAACAAATTACCCCCGCACTCTTAAAGGCGGCAGGAAGCCTTTCCTGGGCTCGTTCCAATCCTAAACCAAAGATTCTTATAAAAGAACTTAGTGATGTGGGTGTAAAGGCCACCCTAAGCGTTTGGACAAACAAACCTCAAAAAGTAGCTGAATATAGAACTCAGCTGGCAGAGAGGGTGAAAGGAATCCTGGTTGAAGGACTAGAAGATTCAGAAAATATTTAA
- the rnz gene encoding ribonuclease Z, with protein sequence MELVFLGTSSAIPTNYRNHSALALKAFGELMLFDCGEGTQRQMTRIRMSPMKVKRIFITHLHGDHFLGLPGLIQSMAFRGRENPLYIYGPDGLRDVVESIKKLGYFALSFPIITQELQTGIFLEEEGYRISCCPVQHSVLNLAYAVEEKRSPKFMRDKALELGLTPGPDFGKLQRGTPVKVGDRTIQPEEVLGEEREGRKIVYSGDTRACVEMVNLAKEADMLIHESTFDGSQEEKALTTGHSTSRSAARVAALAQVKKLILTHLSTRYRDADLLKKEAAEIFPEVMVAEDLMSVQVKRRAD encoded by the coding sequence ATGGAACTAGTCTTTCTGGGAACCTCATCAGCCATACCCACCAACTACCGCAACCACTCAGCCTTGGCCCTCAAGGCCTTTGGGGAGTTAATGCTCTTTGACTGCGGGGAGGGGACCCAGAGACAGATGACCCGTATCCGAATGAGTCCCATGAAGGTTAAACGCATATTTATCACCCACCTCCATGGTGACCACTTCCTGGGACTCCCGGGACTGATACAGTCCATGGCCTTCCGGGGACGTGAAAACCCCCTCTACATTTACGGCCCAGATGGTCTCAGAGACGTGGTGGAGAGTATTAAAAAACTGGGATATTTTGCCCTTTCCTTTCCCATCATCACCCAAGAACTGCAGACAGGAATTTTCCTGGAGGAGGAGGGCTACCGGATAAGTTGCTGTCCCGTGCAGCACTCGGTCTTAAACTTGGCCTACGCCGTTGAGGAAAAAAGATCCCCCAAGTTTATGCGGGATAAAGCCCTGGAACTGGGACTGACACCTGGGCCCGACTTTGGTAAACTGCAAAGAGGAACACCGGTTAAGGTGGGTGATCGTACCATTCAACCAGAAGAAGTGCTGGGAGAAGAACGTGAAGGCCGTAAAATAGTCTACTCCGGAGACACCCGGGCCTGTGTGGAGATGGTTAACCTGGCAAAAGAGGCGGATATGCTCATCCATGAGTCTACCTTTGACGGCAGCCAGGAAGAAAAGGCCCTAACCACTGGACATTCCACCTCCAGGAGTGCCGCCCGGGTGGCAGCTTTGGCCCAGGTAAAGAAGCTGATCTTAACCCATCTGAGCACCAGATACCGTGACGCCGATTTGTTGAAAAAAGAGGCCGCTGAAATATTTCCGGAAGTGATGGTGGCCGAAGATCTGATGAGTGTGCAGGTGAAGCGCCGTGCAGATTGA
- a CDS encoding DUF1847 domain-containing protein, producing MSGKDCLENKQEIKNLYQEHEISVIKTAARIEAEYYMKKTRIEETILFSMKMNYKKIGLAFCVGLEKESKEIYNIFREYFKVYSACCKICGIDKTEFELEKIDKKREEAMCNPMGQASFFNEKKTDLNIIIGLCIGHDILFTEYSNAPVTTLAVKDRILAHNPLGAIYSNYYRDRF from the coding sequence TTGAGTGGAAAAGATTGTCTGGAAAATAAACAAGAAATAAAAAACCTTTATCAAGAACATGAAATTTCTGTTATTAAAACAGCGGCCCGCATAGAGGCCGAATATTACATGAAAAAAACACGGATAGAGGAAACAATTCTTTTCTCCATGAAGATGAATTATAAAAAAATAGGACTCGCATTCTGCGTTGGCTTAGAAAAAGAATCCAAAGAAATCTATAACATCTTCAGAGAATATTTTAAGGTATACTCTGCCTGTTGCAAAATCTGCGGTATTGATAAAACAGAATTCGAGTTAGAGAAAATTGATAAAAAGCGTGAAGAGGCCATGTGCAACCCTATGGGTCAGGCATCATTTTTTAACGAGAAAAAAACTGACCTTAATATTATTATCGGGCTTTGTATAGGTCATGACATATTATTCACCGAGTATTCCAATGCACCAGTAACTACTCTAGCCGTAAAAGACCGAATACTTGCCCATAATCCTTTAGGAGCAATATATTCCAATTACTATCGGGATAGATTTTAA
- the nadC gene encoding carboxylating nicotinate-nucleotide diphosphorylase, with translation MRQDLARLVYEDMGFEDLTTQALIPSSMRVKGRILAREEGVVAGLDLALSIFKEFSVQTFLKKQDGDRIAPQDVLMEFEGEARSILSVERTVLNLLMRMSGIATLTDRIIRVVREVNPTIIVAGTRKTTPGLQFYEKSAIRVGGGDTHRYRLDDQVLIKDNHLALVGSVTEAVERARKHASFTKKIEVEADTLDQAFEAAQAGADIVLLDNMSPEEVETVLSALKDNNLRDKVLVEVSGGINPNNILAYAKLEADVISTGYITHSAPSLNLSLEVDGN, from the coding sequence ATGCGACAAGACCTGGCCCGTCTGGTATATGAAGATATGGGATTCGAGGACCTCACCACCCAGGCCCTGATACCCTCCTCTATGAGAGTTAAAGGTCGTATCCTTGCCCGGGAAGAGGGTGTAGTTGCCGGCCTGGATCTGGCCCTTTCCATCTTCAAGGAGTTTTCCGTCCAAACCTTCCTGAAAAAACAGGATGGAGATCGGATAGCTCCCCAGGATGTTTTAATGGAGTTTGAGGGTGAAGCCCGTTCCATATTAAGCGTGGAGAGAACGGTTCTTAACCTGCTGATGCGCATGTCTGGCATCGCCACCCTAACTGACCGTATAATTAGAGTAGTCCGGGAAGTAAATCCCACCATAATAGTTGCTGGGACCCGTAAAACTACCCCTGGACTCCAATTTTATGAAAAAAGTGCCATAAGGGTTGGTGGAGGAGACACCCATCGCTATCGTCTGGATGATCAGGTACTCATCAAGGACAATCACCTGGCCCTGGTGGGTAGCGTAACTGAGGCGGTGGAAAGAGCCCGTAAACATGCCAGTTTCACCAAGAAGATAGAAGTAGAAGCAGACACTCTAGATCAGGCTTTTGAAGCTGCTCAGGCCGGAGCCGACATTGTTTTACTGGATAACATGTCTCCGGAAGAGGTGGAAACAGTTTTATCTGCTCTTAAAGATAACAATCTGCGGGATAAAGTTCTAGTGGAAGTTTCCGGGGGAATAAATCCGAATAACATACTGGCCTATGCAAAGCTGGAAGCGGACGTTATATCCACTGGATACATTACCCACTCGGCCCCCTCCCTGAACCTTAGCCTGGAAGTCGATGGAAATTAA
- a CDS encoding ZPR1 zinc finger domain-containing protein — protein MISDCPICGNLKCVEVTTKTDNIPYFGEIMESTLLCRKCGYKHSDTICLEQKDPVHYTLIIGKEELNTRVIKSQSATLSMPELGLKVEPGPKSQGYVSNVEGVLERFEKAVETALAWADDPVARENAQSILDGLHQVRCGERQTELVVEDPFGHSAILHQDARKRGLTEDELKNLKTGFTIINSNYE, from the coding sequence ATGATCTCAGATTGTCCCATCTGCGGTAATCTGAAATGTGTAGAGGTTACCACCAAAACCGATAATATTCCCTACTTTGGGGAGATAATGGAGTCCACACTACTGTGCCGGAAGTGTGGTTACAAGCACTCGGACACTATCTGTCTGGAACAGAAGGATCCGGTGCATTACACCCTAATAATAGGCAAGGAGGAGCTCAATACCCGGGTAATCAAGTCCCAATCAGCCACCCTCAGCATGCCAGAACTGGGACTTAAGGTGGAACCCGGCCCCAAATCACAGGGCTATGTTTCAAACGTGGAAGGGGTGTTGGAAAGGTTCGAAAAAGCCGTTGAAACCGCCCTGGCCTGGGCAGATGATCCTGTAGCCAGGGAAAATGCCCAGAGCATACTGGATGGCCTTCACCAGGTGAGATGCGGTGAAAGGCAGACTGAACTGGTGGTGGAGGATCCCTTCGGTCACAGCGCCATCCTACATCAGGATGCCAGAAAGAGAGGTTTAACCGAAGATGAGTTAAAAAATCTTAAAACGGGCTTTACTATTATTAATTCTAATTATGAGTAG
- a CDS encoding 3H domain-containing protein: MRKPYVILIGSASGIGKSTISSELAKELGIKHLIETDFIREIVRGIIGPEYAPALHKSSFDAYVTLKDKHRYEGNGEALISAGFEEHASFVIPAIEKVIKRAVDDFDDVVIEGVHLVPGLLNIKKFQEDASIHFFILTADEETHKERFVRRAMKIKRGGKHLEYFKENRIINNYLVQQARDHQVPVINNLDLDNTKKRMLTIIRENCTELVLQHTVDQLEEVTNIVLNKYGGRIVDVSYFLPGFGEPLKRKVNVYDPVEAERFINLIKKNPKRRKDLQGLYELSNNIHSNQICAPDEESLQNIIVELEEMGLVYHPEPKT; encoded by the coding sequence TTGAGAAAGCCCTATGTAATCCTAATTGGAAGCGCATCCGGGATTGGTAAATCAACCATATCCTCAGAATTAGCCAAAGAGTTGGGTATTAAACACCTGATTGAAACCGATTTTATAAGAGAAATTGTGAGGGGTATCATTGGGCCGGAGTACGCCCCCGCCCTTCATAAATCCTCATTTGATGCCTACGTTACTCTGAAGGACAAACACCGTTATGAGGGTAATGGTGAGGCCCTGATCAGTGCTGGTTTTGAAGAACATGCTTCTTTTGTGATTCCCGCCATTGAAAAGGTTATTAAGAGGGCGGTCGATGATTTTGATGATGTGGTGATTGAGGGTGTGCATCTAGTTCCCGGGCTACTGAATATAAAGAAATTCCAGGAAGACGCTTCTATTCATTTTTTCATATTAACTGCCGACGAGGAAACCCACAAGGAGAGGTTTGTTAGAAGGGCTATGAAGATTAAAAGAGGCGGGAAACATCTGGAATACTTTAAAGAGAATCGTATAATCAATAATTATCTGGTGCAACAGGCTCGTGATCATCAGGTTCCGGTTATCAACAACCTGGATCTGGATAATACCAAAAAAAGGATGCTGACCATTATTCGTGAAAACTGCACCGAACTGGTGCTGCAGCACACCGTGGACCAATTGGAAGAGGTCACTAACATCGTACTTAATAAGTATGGCGGTCGGATCGTGGATGTTTCCTACTTTTTACCCGGCTTCGGAGAGCCCCTGAAGAGGAAGGTTAATGTGTACGATCCAGTGGAGGCGGAACGCTTCATAAACCTCATAAAGAAGAATCCAAAAAGGCGTAAAGACCTGCAGGGACTTTATGAGTTGTCAAATAACATTCATAGCAACCAGATCTGTGCCCCTGATGAGGAGAGTCTCCAGAACATTATAGTTGAACTGGAAGAGATGGGTCTGGTCTATCATCCCGAACCAAAAACTTAA
- a CDS encoding roadblock/LC7 domain-containing protein has product MIERILKDLGRINGVNGSLVVGKDGLIIESEVPSDIDSELVAAMASAVFGTAERSAEEMKHEPLQQVMIEGEKGKTLMIDSGEGILVVITDININLGLIRIEMRRSAERVVDFLG; this is encoded by the coding sequence ATGATAGAAAGGATACTTAAAGACTTAGGCCGGATCAACGGGGTAAACGGATCACTAGTGGTTGGAAAAGATGGTCTGATTATTGAAAGTGAAGTACCATCAGATATAGACTCGGAACTGGTAGCAGCAATGGCATCCGCAGTGTTTGGTACTGCCGAACGTTCCGCTGAAGAGATGAAGCACGAGCCCCTTCAACAGGTAATGATTGAGGGAGAAAAAGGTAAAACTTTAATGATTGATTCTGGTGAAGGTATACTGGTAGTTATTACAGATATAAATATTAATTTAGGTTTAATCCGGATAGAAATGCGGCGTAGCGCCGAAAGAGTGGTGGACTTTTTAGGCTGA
- a CDS encoding DUF1611 domain-containing protein — MNFVSSVQELQELNPYIVIGCGGGGEKFSNFQGVNALGFIDDNPKKQGQEFCNKIIASDLGALASETGAKSVAIMLPIGAEGSALKYAVQAIDRGLNVVTSFRSLSLQRNEALLKFAKSRNVKIMEISPRLDVIHSIFGTSPPSCTETLPKLTYKPTMPVIFVGGTSQECGKRTTTRLLGKTAKENGMNPAIISTDEMGLEQPVDLNFRAGSLSVMDVASAVMGAMRKLEEQKNPDIILVEGQSSLTERGNPHPRGLSAAILVGAQPDATIVCHRPNHPYRQPVGIKQEIMAIEAMEPTRVVGISLNLRNVEDKEVVSEYEAEYGLPTADVYNRGASRLLDAIINETGEKT; from the coding sequence TTGAATTTTGTATCTTCTGTTCAAGAACTACAGGAGCTCAACCCGTACATAGTAATAGGATGTGGAGGCGGAGGCGAAAAATTTTCTAATTTCCAGGGTGTGAACGCCCTGGGCTTTATTGATGATAACCCCAAAAAACAGGGTCAGGAATTTTGTAACAAGATAATAGCATCAGATTTGGGGGCCCTGGCCAGTGAAACTGGGGCTAAAAGTGTGGCCATCATGCTGCCCATAGGTGCCGAGGGCTCCGCGTTGAAATACGCGGTGCAGGCCATTGACCGGGGCCTGAATGTGGTAACTTCCTTCCGATCACTATCCCTGCAACGTAACGAGGCCCTCCTGAAGTTCGCCAAAAGTCGTAACGTTAAAATAATGGAGATCAGCCCCCGGCTGGATGTTATACATAGTATTTTTGGAACTTCACCTCCGAGCTGCACGGAAACGCTTCCTAAACTCACTTACAAGCCTACGATGCCGGTTATTTTTGTGGGTGGCACCTCCCAGGAATGTGGCAAACGAACCACAACCCGTTTACTTGGTAAAACCGCAAAAGAGAATGGAATGAATCCAGCAATCATATCTACCGATGAAATGGGTCTGGAACAGCCAGTAGATCTTAACTTCCGGGCGGGTAGTCTTTCCGTCATGGATGTAGCATCGGCAGTGATGGGTGCCATGAGAAAACTTGAAGAACAAAAAAATCCTGATATCATATTGGTGGAGGGTCAGTCCAGTTTAACAGAAAGGGGCAACCCTCATCCCCGGGGACTTTCAGCCGCCATACTGGTAGGGGCTCAACCAGATGCCACTATTGTATGCCATCGGCCCAACCATCCTTATCGCCAGCCTGTGGGAATAAAACAGGAGATCATGGCTATAGAGGCGATGGAACCCACCAGAGTTGTTGGAATCTCGCTGAACTTGCGGAATGTTGAAGATAAAGAAGTGGTTTCAGAATATGAGGCTGAATATGGTCTCCCTACCGCTGATGTTTATAATAGGGGAGCGTCACGTTTATTAGATGCGATTATTAATGAAACAGGGGAAAAAACATGA
- a CDS encoding cell division protein SepF, producing MKDVMDILKKNLGMEENDEEKEENETIIVPEHSFYEIILMKTSNLDDFDYALSQVVDSKNPIIMDMTLLEKDYPEDFKIAAEKLKSFRDTKGGEAILLCQNGKSVIIVTPPEIKLIRK from the coding sequence ATGAAGGACGTAATGGACATTTTGAAGAAAAACCTGGGTATGGAAGAAAATGATGAGGAAAAAGAGGAAAATGAGACTATAATTGTCCCTGAACACTCTTTCTATGAGATTATCCTCATGAAAACCAGCAATCTGGATGACTTTGACTATGCTCTTTCCCAAGTGGTTGATTCCAAGAACCCCATAATCATGGACATGACCCTACTGGAAAAGGATTACCCAGAAGATTTTAAAATAGCAGCCGAAAAATTGAAGTCTTTTAGAGATACTAAGGGTGGAGAAGCCATACTCCTATGTCAGAATGGTAAAAGTGTGATCATCGTCACCCCTCCCGAGATTAAACTAATCCGAAAGTAA
- a CDS encoding DUF2226 domain-containing protein, whose protein sequence is MDMPITKPSMVAYADQLEFSQLLQELSQTKKNGFIRVTSGSEDGYLLFKDGEQVAASYDNLSKLEAIEKIKLAMEDYKTLVEVFDIRPSQVSYLMDLNKPYLLEKVPDIEEVLGELKKDKNEPAKEEASKESEEPSLETGSEDERPITPETEEASENNPVPESSEGPSAEESPAVESAEKAVTAETSSEALNEEVAVEDETTSSDIGNKIGEESPVSPSNSTTTPPAESTSNPMETSPETPVESLSEELTENSTPSTEISQPEMEKDAKTDPEDTNLSETSDMDDSGTDSMDKAQPGETTVKGFSETENEEPMDRSELLKKYGIKDIDEEDVEKVLESYTGGYLSDNDVEKVELTLMNRIKKSIMGLPKVKGTEVMIFLDNAGNDLRGNINVIMEYQSQGFLSRIVGGSKEINNLKRQVIGICNMEIRKIFREYPEVVDKFEINVEIS, encoded by the coding sequence ATGGACATGCCCATTACCAAACCATCTATGGTGGCCTATGCTGACCAGCTGGAATTTTCCCAGCTTTTACAGGAACTATCACAGACTAAAAAGAATGGCTTTATAAGGGTAACATCCGGATCTGAAGATGGATATCTGCTATTTAAGGACGGAGAACAGGTTGCTGCTTCTTATGATAACCTATCCAAATTAGAGGCTATTGAAAAAATAAAACTGGCCATGGAAGACTATAAAACTCTGGTGGAGGTTTTCGACATTCGACCATCCCAGGTTTCATATCTGATGGACCTGAACAAGCCCTATCTCCTGGAAAAGGTTCCAGATATTGAGGAAGTATTGGGAGAGCTCAAAAAGGATAAAAATGAACCGGCAAAAGAAGAAGCTTCAAAAGAATCAGAAGAACCTTCTCTGGAAACGGGATCTGAAGATGAACGTCCCATAACCCCTGAAACTGAGGAAGCATCGGAGAATAATCCGGTCCCGGAATCTTCAGAGGGCCCATCGGCTGAAGAATCCCCGGCTGTGGAATCTGCTGAAAAGGCAGTAACGGCTGAAACATCCTCGGAAGCCCTAAACGAAGAAGTAGCTGTGGAGGATGAAACAACTTCTTCTGATATAGGAAACAAAATAGGAGAGGAATCCCCGGTCTCTCCCAGCAACTCCACAACCACTCCCCCGGCGGAGAGCACTTCCAACCCCATGGAAACATCACCAGAAACACCTGTTGAATCATTATCGGAGGAGCTAACCGAAAATTCCACCCCCAGCACTGAAATTTCTCAACCCGAAATGGAGAAAGATGCTAAAACCGATCCAGAAGATACTAACCTATCAGAAACTTCAGATATGGATGATTCTGGCACTGATTCCATGGATAAAGCTCAGCCTGGCGAAACAACAGTGAAAGGATTTTCAGAAACGGAAAATGAGGAACCAATGGATCGTTCCGAGCTGTTGAAGAAATACGGTATCAAGGACATTGACGAGGAAGATGTGGAAAAAGTCCTGGAGTCCTATACTGGTGGTTATCTCTCGGATAACGATGTGGAAAAGGTGGAACTTACCCTGATGAACCGCATTAAAAAATCCATAATGGGATTGCCTAAAGTTAAAGGCACGGAAGTGATGATATTCCTGGATAATGCCGGGAACGACCTTCGGGGTAACATTAATGTGATCATGGAGTACCAGTCCCAGGGATTTTTGTCCCGAATCGTGGGCGGGTCGAAAGAAATTAATAATCTTAAAAGACAAGTAATAGGTATTTGTAATATGGAGATTAGAAAAATATTCCGAGAATATCCAGAAGTGGTGGATAAATTTGAAATTAATGTAGAGATTAGCTAG
- the minD gene encoding cell division ATPase MinD, giving the protein MTRVITVASGKGGVGKTTITANLGVALATYGEEVIVLDADVAMANLELILGMEGKSVTLQDVLSGEATIDEAIYEGPGGVKIVPAGISLEGLRKVKLDRLEEALEVLIEDADILLIDAPAGLEKDALAAIAAAQEMILVTTPEVPSISDALKTKIIANKLGVEIVGVVINREQHDKTFLTISEIETILEVPVISVVPEDQEVSRAAAFGEPLVIKNPKSPTSNAIMQLGADLIGEEYMPIEPDKKGVISKLVEGLMGRRR; this is encoded by the coding sequence ATGACAAGAGTTATAACTGTGGCTTCGGGTAAGGGAGGAGTAGGAAAAACGACTATTACCGCTAATCTTGGGGTGGCACTGGCTACCTATGGGGAAGAGGTCATTGTCCTGGACGCTGATGTGGCCATGGCTAACCTGGAACTCATACTGGGGATGGAAGGAAAATCTGTCACCCTGCAGGATGTGTTATCTGGAGAAGCAACCATCGACGAAGCTATATATGAAGGCCCTGGAGGCGTGAAGATTGTTCCAGCTGGAATATCATTAGAAGGACTCCGTAAAGTTAAACTGGACCGTTTGGAAGAGGCTCTGGAAGTTTTAATTGAAGATGCAGATATACTCCTAATAGATGCTCCGGCTGGTTTGGAGAAGGATGCTCTGGCCGCTATTGCCGCAGCCCAGGAAATGATCCTGGTTACCACCCCGGAGGTACCATCCATCAGTGATGCCCTGAAGACCAAGATCATCGCCAACAAACTAGGCGTGGAGATCGTGGGAGTGGTTATAAACCGGGAACAGCATGATAAAACCTTCCTAACCATTAGCGAGATCGAAACCATCCTGGAAGTACCGGTTATATCGGTGGTCCCTGAAGACCAGGAAGTGAGCCGAGCCGCAGCATTCGGGGAGCCTCTGGTAATTAAAAATCCTAAATCACCTACCAGCAATGCTATAATGCAGTTAGGTGCTGATCTTATTGGTGAAGAGTACATGCCCATTGAACCTGATAAGAAGGGCGTTATCTCCAAATTAGTGGAAGGATTAATGGGAAGAAGGCGTTAA
- the minD gene encoding cell division ATPase MinD, protein MARFIAVASGKGGVGRTSLAFNLGVALSLFGEEVVMLDMDLVMANMDVITGLLNPEVTLHDVLVRDKSIEDCVYEMNYGIRVVPTGMHFETLKNINTNYISWNKIINEIADYGNIFVLDLPAGIDSNILEALPADSEIILVTNSTMPSVADALKLRILLNELNLDILGFVLNMWYEDNFLLSPQEIESLLEIPMISIIPYDREMDRALALGRSVVEINSSSPTSNSIMQLAADILGKEYRPVEPDKRSILTRIKKFVGMLPE, encoded by the coding sequence ATGGCAAGATTCATAGCAGTGGCCTCTGGTAAAGGTGGTGTGGGTAGAACCTCCCTGGCCTTTAACCTGGGAGTGGCACTGAGCCTTTTTGGCGAAGAAGTGGTAATGTTGGATATGGATTTGGTGATGGCCAACATGGACGTCATCACCGGCTTATTAAATCCCGAAGTTACCCTTCACGACGTTTTAGTCAGAGACAAATCCATTGAAGACTGTGTATACGAAATGAACTATGGTATCAGGGTGGTTCCCACCGGGATGCACTTTGAAACCCTAAAAAATATAAACACCAACTACATCTCCTGGAACAAGATCATCAACGAGATTGCCGATTATGGAAACATCTTCGTGCTGGACTTACCGGCCGGAATAGATTCTAACATCTTAGAAGCCCTTCCCGCTGATTCAGAAATAATTCTGGTAACCAATTCTACCATGCCCTCCGTGGCGGATGCATTAAAGTTGCGCATACTGTTAAATGAATTGAATCTTGATATTCTGGGCTTCGTACTGAACATGTGGTACGAGGACAATTTCTTGCTCTCCCCCCAGGAGATTGAATCCCTCTTAGAAATTCCCATGATCTCCATCATACCCTACGACCGGGAGATGGACCGGGCCCTGGCCCTGGGACGTTCTGTGGTGGAGATAAACAGTTCCTCCCCCACCAGCAACTCCATAATGCAACTGGCTGCTGATATCCTGGGTAAAGAATACCGGCCAGTGGAGCCCGATAAACGCAGCATCCTAACCCGTATCAAGAAATTTGTGGGTATGCTGCCAGAATAA
- a CDS encoding carbohydrate kinase family protein, translating into MYKGVDVAVLGTCNLDFISRVSRFAGADEEVNMDHLHQSVGGSAANAALTLSEMGIKTGIMTRVGEDYGGNLIRQALDDAGIGTERIISLDKPTGMTFIAVDDQGERSIYVHMGANAHFQLIDEDRAYIEDAKVLHLTGMYLEVVEEASQHAKILSFNPGMLLSSFGLPELKNTLMRADILFLNQKEAGILTGLEPSAGAEYLVEMGVPRVILTKGREGATLYTPDEIIVSPAVESKVTDTTGAGDTFAAAFLASHLQGKDGRDCLNEANLVASRQVRKWGGF; encoded by the coding sequence ATGTACAAAGGCGTGGATGTGGCGGTATTAGGAACCTGTAACCTGGACTTCATCAGCAGAGTTTCCAGATTTGCTGGAGCCGATGAAGAAGTAAACATGGACCATTTACACCAGTCTGTGGGAGGATCCGCTGCAAACGCGGCCTTAACCCTTTCTGAGATGGGAATCAAAACTGGGATAATGACCCGGGTGGGAGAGGATTACGGTGGCAACCTCATCCGCCAGGCATTGGATGATGCAGGAATCGGTACCGAAAGAATCATATCATTGGATAAGCCCACCGGGATGACCTTCATTGCCGTGGATGATCAGGGAGAAAGATCCATCTACGTCCACATGGGGGCCAATGCCCATTTCCAACTTATAGACGAGGATAGGGCTTACATTGAGGATGCGAAGGTCTTGCATTTAACTGGAATGTACCTGGAAGTGGTGGAGGAAGCTTCCCAACACGCCAAAATATTATCCTTTAATCCTGGAATGTTACTATCCTCATTTGGACTCCCAGAACTAAAAAATACCTTAATGAGGGCTGATATACTGTTTTTGAACCAGAAGGAGGCGGGAATACTCACCGGATTGGAACCTTCTGCCGGAGCAGAATACCTGGTTGAAATGGGCGTACCTCGGGTAATTCTTACCAAGGGCCGGGAGGGAGCCACCCTCTATACCCCTGATGAGATAATAGTTTCTCCGGCAGTGGAATCCAAGGTTACCGACACCACCGGTGCCGGAGACACTTTCGCCGCCGCCTTTCTAGCCAGTCACCTGCAGGGTAAGGATGGACGGGACTGTTTAAACGAGGCCAATCTAGTCGCATCCCGGCAGGTGAGAAAGTGGGGCGGATTCTAG